In Thermoanaerobaculia bacterium, the genomic stretch TATTCAACCAGGTGTCGAGACGCATGCCTTCCACAGCCTAGGATCCCTGGATCAGGTGTTTTCGGTAATAGAGAATTTCCGTGACTTCTTCATACCCCTCGGAGGAAAAGAGTGCCCGGGACGGATGGTTGTCCTCCTCGATCAGTCCGGCAACGATTCCGATTCCCTCATGGAGAAGAAATCTTTCCGCTTCCCGCATGAGAAGACGCGCCACTCCATGGTGACGGTGGTCCGGGTGGACCGCCAGCCGGTTTATCCAGCCTTTTCTTCCATCGTGGGTCACCAGTACGGCACCCACCAGGGCCGATTCATG encodes the following:
- a CDS encoding GNAT family N-acetyltransferase; protein product: MNLQFRSLLPGDLDTLFDLWSMTDLPIRPGGREDRARLCSQMEDPRSLFLGAFHESALVGAVLVTHDGRKGWINRLAVHPDHRHHGVARLLMREAERFLLHEGIGIVAGLIEEDNHPSRALFSSEGYEEVTEILYYRKHLIQGS